A genomic window from Pseudocitrobacter corydidari includes:
- the ybiB gene encoding DNA-binding protein YbiB, giving the protein MDLRNVIKEIGRGKNHARDLDQDTARSLYTHMLNGDVPDLEMGGILIALRIKGEGEAEMLGFYEAMQQHTLRLKPPVGKPMPIVIPSYNGARKQANLTPLLAILLHKIGFPVVVHGVSEDPTRVISETIFELLGIEPTRHAGQAQAKLDGHQPVYIPVGALCPSLEKQLSMRWRMGVRNSAHTLAKLATPFAEDAALRLSSVSHPEYVGKVAKFFSDIGGRGLLMHGTEGEVYANPQRCPQITLIDAQGTRIVSERQTETANEAVPEGKDPEVTARWIERCVAGSEPVPQSLKIQMACCLLAAGEVASLDAGLAKVAESY; this is encoded by the coding sequence ATGGATTTACGCAATGTGATTAAAGAGATTGGCCGGGGTAAAAACCATGCCCGCGACCTCGATCAGGACACCGCCCGCAGTCTCTATACCCACATGCTGAATGGCGATGTGCCGGATCTCGAAATGGGCGGCATCCTGATTGCGCTGCGCATTAAAGGGGAAGGCGAGGCCGAGATGCTGGGCTTCTATGAGGCGATGCAGCAGCACACTCTGCGCCTTAAGCCGCCGGTGGGTAAACCGATGCCGATTGTCATTCCAAGCTATAACGGCGCGCGCAAACAGGCCAACCTGACGCCGCTGCTGGCTATTTTGCTGCACAAAATTGGCTTCCCGGTGGTGGTACACGGCGTGAGTGAAGACCCGACCCGGGTTATCAGCGAAACCATTTTTGAACTGCTTGGCATTGAACCTACCCGCCATGCCGGGCAGGCGCAGGCCAAACTTGATGGCCATCAACCGGTTTATATTCCGGTGGGCGCGCTGTGTCCGTCGCTGGAAAAACAGCTTTCCATGCGCTGGCGGATGGGCGTGCGTAACAGTGCGCATACGCTGGCGAAGCTGGCAACGCCGTTCGCTGAAGATGCCGCGCTGCGCCTGTCGAGCGTCTCGCATCCGGAATATGTAGGGAAGGTCGCGAAATTCTTCTCGGATATCGGCGGGCGCGGGCTGCTGATGCACGGTACAGAAGGCGAGGTGTACGCTAACCCGCAGCGTTGCCCGCAAATCACGCTGATCGATGCGCAAGGTACGCGCATTGTGAGCGAACGGCAGACGGAAACAGCAAATGAAGCCGTGCCTGAAGGAAAAGATCCGGAAGTGACCGCGCGCTGGATTGAACGCTGCGTGGCAGGAAGCGAGCCGGTGCCGCAATCGCTGAAAATCCAGATGGCGTGCTGCCTGCTGGCGGCGGGAGAAGTGGCGTCGCTGGACGCGGGGCTGGCGAAGGTGGCGGAGTCTTATTAG
- the ybiX gene encoding PKHD-type hydroxylase YbiX, with protein MMYHIPGVLTADELHQMVEDLTRAPWIDGRATVGAQGAQVKNNQQIDTQSPLYATLQARVLAALNQHSLFFAAALPKTLSTPLFNRYQQQETYGFHVDGAVRSHPQSGWMRTDLSATLFLSDPESYDGGELVVNDTYGQHSVKLPAGDLVLYPSSSLHCVTPVTRGVRMASFMWIQSMIRDDKRRAMLFDLDRNIQTLKARHGESEEVLSLLNLYHNLLREWSEI; from the coding sequence ATGATGTACCACATTCCTGGCGTACTGACCGCCGATGAACTTCACCAGATGGTAGAGGACCTCACCCGCGCCCCGTGGATTGACGGTCGTGCAACCGTTGGTGCACAGGGCGCGCAGGTGAAAAACAATCAGCAAATTGACACCCAGAGCCCGCTCTACGCCACGCTTCAGGCGCGAGTCCTGGCTGCACTGAATCAGCACTCACTCTTCTTCGCCGCCGCGCTCCCCAAAACTCTCTCCACCCCGCTGTTTAACCGCTACCAACAGCAAGAAACCTATGGTTTTCACGTGGATGGTGCGGTGCGCAGTCATCCGCAAAGCGGCTGGATGCGTACTGACCTCTCCGCCACGCTTTTTCTGAGTGACCCGGAAAGCTACGACGGCGGCGAACTGGTGGTGAACGATACCTATGGCCAGCACAGCGTAAAACTCCCGGCGGGCGACCTGGTGCTCTACCCTTCCAGCAGCCTGCACTGCGTTACGCCCGTCACGCGTGGGGTGCGTATGGCTTCGTTTATGTGGATCCAGTCAATGATTCGCGATGATAAACGCCGCGCGATGCTGTTCGACCTCGACCGCAACATTCAGACGCTAAAAGCCCGTCATGGTGAGTCCGAAGAAGTGCTGTCGTTGCTCAATCTTTACCACAACCTGCTGCGCGAGTGGTCTGAGATTTAG
- the ybiJ gene encoding DUF1471 family protein YbiJ translates to MKTIKYAVAAIALSTLSFGAFAAEAVSAAQAQNMNKIGVVSAEGASTLDGLEAKLAAKAEAAGASAYSITSANTNNKVSGTAVIYK, encoded by the coding sequence ATGAAAACTATCAAATATGCTGTTGCTGCTATTGCCCTGTCTACCCTGTCCTTTGGTGCTTTCGCTGCTGAAGCGGTAAGCGCGGCTCAGGCTCAGAACATGAATAAAATTGGTGTTGTTTCTGCGGAAGGCGCATCGACTCTGGATGGTCTGGAAGCAAAACTGGCTGCGAAAGCAGAAGCGGCTGGCGCATCTGCTTACAGCATCACCTCTGCTAACACCAACAACAAAGTTAGCGGTACTGCGGTTATTTACAAATAA
- the dinG gene encoding ATP-dependent DNA helicase DinG, whose product MALTAALKAQIAAWYKALQEQIPDFIPRAPQRQMIADVAKTLAGEEGRHLAIEAPTGVGKTLSYLIPGIAIAREEQKTLVVSTANVALQDQIYSKDLPLLRKIIPDLKFTAAFGRGRYVCPRNLNGLASTEPNQQDLLAFLDDDLTPNNQEEQKRCAKLKADLDSYKWDGLRDHTDIAINDDLWRRLSTDKASCLNRNCLYYRECPFFVARREIQEAEVVVANHALVMAAMESEAVLPEPKNLLLVLDEGHHLPDVARDALEMSAEITAPWYRLQLDLFVKLVATCMEQFRPKTTPPLAIPERLTAHSEELYELIASLNNILNLYLPATQEAEHRFAMGELPEEIMEIVQRLAKLTEMLRGLAELFLNDLSEKTGSHDIVRLHRVILQMNRALGMFEAQSKLWRLASLAQASGAPVSKWATRDMRDGQMHLWFNCVGIRVSDQLERLLWRSVPHIVVTSATLRSLNSFSRLQEMSGLKEKAGDRFVALDSPFNHVEQGKIVIPKMRYEPLMENEELHIAEMAAYFREALESKKHKGMLVLFASNRAMQRFLEHVTDLRLLLLVQGDQPRYRLVELHRKRVENGERSVLVGLQSFAEGLDLKGELLSQVHIHKIAFPPIDSPVVITEGEWLKSLNRYPFEVQSLPSASFNLIQQVGRLIRSHGCWGEVVIYDKRLLTKNYGPRLLNALPVFPIEQPPVPDVKVKSKAKTTRRKKR is encoded by the coding sequence ATGGCATTGACCGCTGCGCTGAAAGCGCAAATCGCCGCCTGGTATAAGGCGCTTCAGGAACAGATCCCGGACTTTATTCCCCGCGCGCCGCAGCGGCAGATGATTGCTGACGTGGCAAAAACGCTCGCCGGGGAAGAGGGGCGGCATCTGGCTATCGAAGCGCCGACCGGCGTCGGGAAGACCCTTTCTTATCTCATTCCCGGCATTGCCATTGCCAGGGAAGAGCAAAAAACGCTGGTGGTCAGTACCGCTAACGTCGCGTTGCAGGACCAGATCTACAGTAAAGATCTCCCGCTGCTGCGCAAAATTATCCCCGACCTTAAATTTACCGCCGCCTTCGGGCGCGGGCGCTACGTTTGTCCGCGTAACCTCAACGGGCTGGCGAGTACCGAGCCCAATCAGCAGGATCTGCTCGCGTTTCTGGATGACGACCTCACGCCGAACAATCAGGAAGAGCAGAAGCGTTGCGCGAAACTGAAGGCTGACCTCGACAGCTATAAATGGGACGGCCTGCGCGATCACACGGACATCGCGATTAACGATGATTTGTGGCGACGTCTGAGCACCGACAAAGCAAGCTGCCTGAACCGCAACTGCCTCTACTATCGCGAGTGCCCGTTCTTTGTGGCGCGGCGCGAGATTCAGGAAGCCGAAGTCGTGGTCGCTAACCATGCGTTGGTCATGGCGGCGATGGAAAGCGAAGCGGTGCTGCCGGAGCCGAAAAACCTGCTGCTGGTGCTGGATGAAGGCCATCATCTGCCGGATGTCGCACGCGATGCGCTGGAGATGAGCGCGGAAATTACGGCGCCCTGGTATCGTCTCCAGCTCGATCTTTTCGTTAAGCTGGTGGCGACCTGCATGGAGCAGTTTCGCCCGAAAACCACGCCGCCGCTGGCGATTCCGGAGCGTTTGACTGCGCACAGTGAAGAACTTTACGAGCTGATTGCCTCACTCAATAACATTCTGAATTTATATCTTCCGGCGACCCAGGAAGCGGAACACCGCTTTGCGATGGGCGAACTTCCGGAAGAGATCATGGAGATTGTCCAGCGGCTGGCAAAACTCACCGAGATGCTGCGCGGGCTGGCGGAACTGTTTTTAAACGATCTCAGCGAGAAAACCGGTTCGCACGATATCGTGCGTTTGCATCGGGTTATCCTGCAAATGAATCGCGCGCTGGGGATGTTTGAGGCGCAAAGCAAGCTCTGGCGTCTGGCGTCGCTGGCGCAGGCGTCCGGCGCACCGGTCTCTAAGTGGGCGACGCGCGACATGCGTGATGGTCAGATGCATCTGTGGTTTAACTGCGTGGGTATTCGCGTCAGCGATCAACTGGAACGCCTGCTGTGGCGCAGCGTGCCGCACATTGTGGTGACGTCCGCGACGCTGCGGTCTCTCAACAGCTTCTCGCGTTTGCAGGAGATGAGCGGGCTGAAAGAGAAAGCGGGCGATCGCTTCGTGGCGCTCGACTCGCCATTCAACCACGTTGAGCAGGGCAAAATCGTGATTCCGAAAATGCGCTACGAGCCGTTGATGGAAAACGAAGAGCTGCACATTGCCGAAATGGCGGCCTATTTCCGCGAGGCACTGGAAAGTAAAAAACACAAAGGCATGCTGGTGCTGTTTGCCAGCAACCGCGCGATGCAGCGTTTTCTGGAGCACGTCACCGATTTACGCCTTTTGCTGTTGGTGCAGGGCGACCAACCGCGTTACCGGCTGGTGGAATTGCATCGTAAACGCGTGGAAAACGGCGAGCGCAGCGTGCTGGTCGGGCTACAATCATTTGCAGAAGGCCTCGATTTAAAAGGTGAGCTGCTAAGCCAGGTGCATATTCATAAAATCGCCTTCCCGCCCATCGACAGCCCGGTGGTGATTACCGAAGGCGAATGGCTGAAAAGCCTGAACCGTTATCCGTTCGAAGTGCAAAGCCTGCCCAGCGCGTCGTTTAACCTGATTCAGCAGGTGGGGCGACTCATTCGTAGCCACGGCTGCTGGGGCGAAGTGGTGATATACGATAAGCGTCTGTTGACCAAAAACTACGGCCCGCGCCTGTTAAATGCGCTACCGGTATTTCCTATTGAGCAACCCCCGGTGCCCGATGTTAAAGTAAAAAGCAAAGCCAAAACGACCCGTCGCAAAAAACGCTAA
- a CDS encoding catecholate siderophore receptor Fiu: MDNNRNLPFNSFSSLTFFTGLCIGLTPVGQAVAANSKDQKPGDTLVVEAQAPSLYAPQKSADPKFSRPIADTTRTVTVISDQVLKDQGVNNLTDALKNVPGVGAFFAGENGSSSTGDAIYMRGADTSNSIYIDGVRDIGSVSRDTFNTEQVEVIKGPSGSDYGRSAPTGSINMISKQPRLDSGIDASASIGSAWFRRGTLDINEAIGETSAVRLNVMGEKTHDAGRDKVQNERYGVAPSVAFGLGTENRLYLNYLHVTQHNTPDGGIPTIGLPGYSAPNAATSALNGSGKVNTSNFYGTDSDYDDSTTDTATMRFEHDFNDTTTIRNTTRWSRVKQDYLMTAVMGGASNIGMPDPNNVGSWTWTRTPNTKDVSNKILTNQTNLTSKFYTGAVGHDISTGVEFTRETQTNYGVNAITAPPVNIYSPNSNINVGSLHRNGANANGQTDTFGIYAFDTLQITHDFELNGGIRLDNYHTEYDSSTACGGSGRGALTCPTGTPKGSPIKTVDTAKSGNLVNWKAGALYHLTEQGNIYVNYAISQQPPGGSNFALAQGGTGNSANRTDFKPQKAKTSEVGTKWELFDKRLLLTAALFRTDIENEVAENDDGTYSQYGKKRVEGYELSVAGNITPEWQVIGGYTQQKASIQEGANVAQDGSSALPYTPEHAFTLWTQYQATSDISVGAGARYVGSMHRGSDGAVGTPSYTEGYWVADAKLGYRINSNLDLQLNVYNLFDTDYVASINKSGYRYHPGEPRTFLLTANVHF, translated from the coding sequence ATGGATAATAATCGCAATTTACCGTTCAACAGCTTTAGTTCGCTCACCTTCTTTACAGGCCTGTGTATCGGCTTAACCCCGGTCGGCCAGGCCGTAGCCGCCAACAGTAAAGATCAAAAACCCGGCGATACGCTGGTGGTTGAGGCGCAGGCCCCTTCCCTCTACGCGCCGCAGAAATCCGCTGACCCGAAATTTAGCCGCCCCATTGCGGATACCACGCGTACCGTTACCGTCATTTCCGACCAGGTGTTAAAAGATCAGGGCGTCAATAACCTGACCGATGCGCTGAAAAACGTGCCGGGCGTGGGTGCGTTTTTTGCCGGGGAGAACGGTAGCTCATCGACGGGTGACGCCATTTATATGCGCGGTGCGGATACCTCGAACAGCATTTATATCGATGGTGTGCGTGATATCGGCAGCGTCTCACGCGATACGTTCAACACCGAGCAGGTGGAAGTGATCAAAGGCCCGTCGGGCAGCGACTATGGCCGCAGCGCGCCAACCGGTTCGATCAATATGATCAGCAAACAGCCGCGCCTGGATTCCGGAATCGACGCCTCCGCCAGCATCGGCAGCGCATGGTTCCGCCGTGGCACGCTCGATATTAACGAAGCGATTGGCGAAACCTCCGCCGTGCGTCTGAACGTGATGGGCGAGAAAACTCACGATGCGGGCCGCGATAAAGTCCAGAACGAACGCTACGGCGTTGCGCCTTCCGTCGCTTTCGGTTTGGGAACGGAAAACCGTCTTTACCTGAACTATCTGCACGTTACCCAGCACAACACCCCGGATGGCGGTATCCCGACTATCGGCCTGCCGGGCTACTCTGCGCCGAATGCCGCCACCTCCGCACTTAACGGTTCCGGCAAGGTGAACACCAGCAACTTCTACGGTACGGATTCCGATTACGACGACTCCACTACCGACACCGCCACTATGCGCTTCGAGCATGATTTCAACGACACCACGACGATTCGCAACACCACCCGCTGGTCGCGTGTGAAGCAGGATTATTTGATGACGGCGGTGATGGGCGGTGCCAGCAATATCGGCATGCCGGATCCGAACAACGTGGGAAGCTGGACCTGGACGCGCACGCCCAATACCAAAGACGTGAGCAACAAGATCCTCACCAACCAGACCAACCTGACCTCGAAGTTTTATACCGGTGCGGTCGGTCACGATATCAGCACTGGCGTAGAGTTCACCCGCGAGACGCAAACTAACTATGGCGTGAACGCCATTACCGCGCCGCCGGTGAATATCTACAGCCCGAACAGCAATATCAATGTCGGCAGCCTGCACCGTAACGGCGCCAACGCCAACGGCCAGACCGATACCTTCGGCATCTACGCCTTTGATACGCTGCAAATCACTCATGATTTCGAACTGAACGGCGGCATTCGTCTGGATAACTACCACACCGAATACGACAGTTCAACGGCCTGCGGCGGCTCTGGCCGTGGTGCGCTGACCTGCCCAACCGGCACACCGAAAGGATCGCCGATCAAAACCGTTGATACGGCGAAATCCGGCAATCTGGTGAACTGGAAAGCGGGTGCGCTCTATCACCTGACTGAACAGGGCAATATCTATGTCAACTACGCGATTTCCCAGCAGCCTCCGGGCGGCAGCAACTTCGCGCTGGCGCAGGGCGGGACCGGCAACAGCGCCAACCGTACCGACTTCAAACCGCAAAAAGCGAAAACCAGTGAAGTGGGTACCAAATGGGAGCTGTTTGACAAGCGCCTGCTGCTGACCGCCGCGCTGTTCCGCACCGACATCGAAAATGAAGTCGCTGAGAATGACGACGGTACCTATTCGCAGTACGGCAAAAAACGCGTTGAAGGCTATGAGCTGTCCGTCGCGGGTAACATCACGCCGGAGTGGCAGGTCATTGGCGGTTATACCCAGCAGAAAGCCTCAATTCAGGAAGGCGCAAATGTGGCGCAGGATGGAAGCTCTGCCCTGCCTTACACGCCGGAGCACGCATTTACCCTGTGGACGCAGTATCAGGCTACGAGCGATATCTCCGTGGGTGCAGGCGCGCGCTACGTGGGCAGCATGCACCGTGGCAGCGATGGTGCCGTCGGTACGCCGTCCTACACCGAAGGCTACTGGGTAGCGGATGCCAAGCTGGGCTATCGCATCAACAGCAATCTCGATTTGCAGTTGAACGTCTACAACCTGTTTGATACGGATTACGTCGCCTCGATTAACAAGAGCGGCTACCGTTACCATCCAGGCGAGCCGAGAACGTTCCTGTTAACGGCGAACGTGCACTTCTAA
- a CDS encoding DksA/TraR family C4-type zinc finger protein — MASGWANDGAVQDQIDSTIEDAVARARSGLPKGESAKFCEECGEPIPEARRQAIPGVQLCVNCQREKDLHNSTFAGYNRRGSKDSQLR; from the coding sequence ATGGCTTCAGGTTGGGCAAACGACGGTGCCGTGCAGGATCAAATCGACAGCACTATTGAAGATGCGGTGGCGCGGGCAAGAAGTGGTCTGCCGAAGGGTGAAAGCGCCAAATTTTGTGAAGAATGTGGGGAACCGATTCCAGAGGCGCGTCGGCAGGCTATTCCGGGTGTGCAATTGTGCGTGAACTGCCAACGGGAGAAAGATTTACATAACTCTACATTTGCAGGATATAATCGCAGAGGATCGAAAGATAGCCAGCTTCGTTGA